The window TGAAATTACAACAATGTTACGCGATAAGGGCATTAATGATGTATATGTTATCGCAGAACAAAAATAGATTCCAACTATCAAAGGAGAGCGTATGCAAGAGCTAAACTGGCTAATTAATATTTGCTTTACTATTTTAATGGTGGGGCTATTTGTATGGGATTTTAAGACTTTTGGTGAGCCTACACATAAAGACTTTAAGGCAATTATTATGAGCACAGGGGTGCTTGGGACATTTGTGGGAATTTTTGTGGGGCTTATGGGGTTTGATACTCTTGCTTTGCAAGATTCTGTGCCATTATTGCTTGATGGGTTAAAGACAGCGTTTTATACTTCTATTGTGGGTATGGGCTTGGCTATTGCGCTCTCTATCATACAAAGGGCAAAGGGTGTTAAAAGCACACAGGATATGAATTTAGATTATTTACTTCATCAAGCTGGGAATTTAAACTATCTTAAATCCCTTGAAGAGATTAATCATAAAGCTCTTGAATTACCCACAAAAGAGGATATATTACAGATAAATGCTACTACAAATGAGATTTTTGCCTCTGCTCTCAATAAAATAGATATTTCTTTGCAAGAAGCTATTAAACAACTCGCTTCAGGTGCTTCTAAGGAGCTCATTAGTGCCTTAGAACTTGTCATCAGAGATTTTAATCATAATTTACAGAATCAATTTGGCGATAATTTTAAAGAACTCAATAGTGCAGTGGGGAAACTGCTTTCGTGGCAAGAAAACTATAAAGAGCATATTGAGCAAACTCAAGCTCTGCTTCTTCAAACTCAAAGTGCAATGCAAGAGAGTGTGAGTGCAATGAGCACTACACAGGCTACTTTAGCTTCTATTGGTGCGCAAAATGAGCAAACTATGGCATTTTATGGTAAGACTTTAAATATGATTGATGAAATGAAAGCAAAGGGAGATATGCTCCACGCACAGCTTAGCGAAGTTGCTACACTTGGTGAGAATGCAAGAGCTTGTTTGGGGATTATAGATACATTTTTTAAAAGTGCTACTCAAGGCTTTGGTAAGCTTGAAGAAGTTGCTGCGCAAAATGTTGATGGGCTCAAAAAGAGCATTGATACTTACTTTTTACAGCTTAATGAATACGCTAGTGCAAATATGGAGACTTTGAGAATCCATATAGAGGATAGCTCAAATAAAGCACAGGATAATATCGCGCAAGCACTTGAAAGTCATAGCACGCTTTTCCGCACACAATGCAGCAATCTTGCACAGGAGAGTGAAGAGATATTGAAAACTATTTCAAGCAATGCACATACACACATTGAGCATTTAAGCCGCGAATTAGAGAAAAATATCCAACAAAACATAGAATCAAGCACGCATAATTCAGCAGAGTTTGCGCGTTTGCGAGAGCATATTGCTAAAAATCACACAGCAATAGTAGAAAGTATGCAATCAAATCTCTCACAGCTTAATACACATAATGAAGTCATAATGCGAGATATGGCAAAGGGTATGCAGGGTATGCAAGAGACTTACCTTTCTACTTTGAGTGCAAGTATGGATTCTGTATTAAATAAAGAGCAAGAAATTATCCAATCACGATTAGAAGGTTTAAATGATTTCGCACTTCGCACTGATACAGCATTGAATACACAATATGAAAATGTGAGCAATTTTTTAAAGAAAATGGCGAGCGAATATCTCAAAATTATGCAAAAGCTTACTAAAGATTCTGTGGCAATTCCTAAAGATATGGGTGTGCAGGTGGTAAAGGATTTTGGTGATTTGCAGCATAATCTCCTCTCTCATCTTGGTAATCTCAATGCGCAGATTCATCACAATAGCGTTCAGCTTATTGAACTCTATCGTAATGTGCAAAATATTTTAAGCGAAAACATTGAGGGCAATAAGTCTTTGCAACAAGAAATTAAAACTACATTTAGCTCACTTGATGAATCAATGAGCGCAAGTTTTGAAAATTTCAAAGAGAATTATGAGTGGTTTTTACGCCGTGTGCGTGAAATTATCGGTTCTAGGTAGGGCAAAATGAAGCATAATCAGTGGATTAGTATTTCTGATATGATGGCGGGCATTATGATGATTTTTTTGCTCATTATGGTGTCTTTTATGCTTATTACGCAAAAAACACAAGAGGACTTAAAGATACACAATCAAAAATTATTAGAGCTCAATCAAGCTATGAGCGAGATTGCAAAAAACTATTCTAATCTCCAACAAGAGCTGTATGAGGCATTATTAAAAGAATTTAGTAAAGATTTGAAACGATGGGACGCGCAAATTGATGAGGACAATACGATTCGTTTTAATGAACCAGAAGTGCTTTTTGATACAGGAGCAACACAAGTTAAAAAGCGATTCCAAGATATTTTGAATGATTTTTTTCCACGATATGTGAAGATTCTTTCCTTACCAAAATTCCAAGACAACATTGAGGAAGTCCGTATTGAAGGGCATACATCGCAAAGTTGGTATGTGGCTCATACTCTTGAAGAACGTTATCTTGGTAATGCTGAACTTTCACAAGCAAGGGCATTAGAAGTATTAAAGTATTGTTTTAATCTTAAAAGTATCAACAATTATAAAGAGTGGCTTGTTAAGGTGTTTCGTGCTAATGGTTTATCCTTTGCTAAACCGCTTGAAGATGATGATAAATCAAGACGCGTGGAGTTTCGGGTTATTACCAAAGCAAATAAAGATTTGCTTAGAATCCTTGAGATTAGCAAAGATTTTGAGATAAAATAACTTCTTTTTAAGCAAAAAATTGGCATAATCGCCCGTTTAATTTATTTGAAGGTTAAGAAAATGAAAAGAACTTACCAGCCACACAATACACCTAGAAAACGCACACACGGCTTTCGTGCAAGAATGAAAACAAAAAATGGTCGGCGTGTTATTAACGCAAGAAGAGCAAAAGGTCGCAAAAGGCTTGCAGTATAGTTTTTTGCAATAGGTAAATATATTTGGTAAGGTTGGATACCCTCAAAAATAAAGCAGAATTTGATTTTGTTTATAGAAATGCTCAACGATTTTTTCATAAAGATTTTGTGCTTTATGTGCTTAAATTTTCATCTACACAAGAGATTTATTCGCTTCGCGAACAAAAAGTATTTCAATCTATTCAGTCGCGTGATGCAAGATTGTATCTTGGGTTAAGCATTTCACGAAAGATTGGTAAAGCTTATGTGCGTAATCTTATCAAACGCCGCATAAAAGCTATTGTGTATGAAAATTGCACAGACTTTAAGGATGTAATTTTTGTTCTTGTCGCAAAGGAGGGCATAGGGGAAGTGGATTTCATAACGCTTAAAAACAATTTACTTGCAAGTTTTGCAAAGATATATAATACGCAAAGGTTTCGTAATACTCGTGTTTTGCATAAAACAAATCATTATGCAGGATAAAATATGTGGATAGTGCGTTATGGATTGATACAGGCTGTCAGATTCTATCAAAAGTGTCTTTCGCCCTTAAGTATTGGAGCTTGTCGGTATTATCCAAGTTGTTCTGAATATACATTGTGGCTTTTGCACTTTGATAATCCATTAAAAGCAAGTATTAAATCAATGCGCAGAATCTTAAGCTGTAATCAGTTCTTTGAGGGTGGCATTGCTTATCCTCAAGCATATTTGGAGTTGAAAGATATTGCATTTGTGCCAAAAGATGTGAAATATTGGTTTGTTCCTAACACAAATACAAGATTTTTAGATATAATATGCGTTTTGAAAAAAACTTATAAAATGCGAGTTTATATTATTAAAACACTCTCTTATAAAGAAAGAGGTTAAATTATGTATCGTCCAAACGAACAAGATAATGGTATGTCCCTTACGCGTGTGCTCATAGCAATAGGTCTTTCTATTGCCTTTTTTGCAGTATATGCGTATTTTTTTCCACAAAAGCCACATCAAAATACTAATCAAACACATAAAACTCAAAATGCACAAGAATCTACTCAAACAATCGCTAATGCAGAGATAAATACACAGACTGCTCCTCATCAAAATATTCAAGATATCACACACAACACGCAAAATGAAATTTCTTCTGAAATGCCGCATTCGCTGAAGCAAACAATTATTGCTCGTGTAGATTCTGATGAATTTGAGCTTGAAATTGACGCGCTTGGTAGGATTAAGCAAGTCTATCTTAAAGATGAAAAATTTATACGACACGAGCAAGCTAGTCTTTTTACGATGATAGGAGAGGTGTTTGGCATTAAACCTACCCACAAAGAAGAACGAGATAAATTGCCGCTTTTTGGAGATTCTCAACTTCATACAATGGAAATGCGTTTTAGTGATACGACTATCAATCAGCAAGCTTTTGATACACCTTATACGGCAAATCTTTCATATATTAAGTTAGAAAATGCGCCTGTGGAAATTGTTCTCACGCAAAATCTTGGTAATCTTGTGATTAAAAAATATCTTACTATTCATCCTAATCTGGCTTATGATGTGCGCTTAGAGCTAAGCAAACCTCATATAGAATATTTTATTAGTAATGGTATGCGCCCGACAGCTGATACTGATACCTACGCATTTCGTGGAGTTATAACGCGTAATAGTATAGATGGTGTTTTGACAAAGTTTGAAGATGGTGATGCAAGCAGTGATTATTTAGCCAAAAATGCAACTGATATTCGCTCCTCTAGTTTTGTAGCAAGTGTGGATAGATATTATACAAGTTTATTTTTTAGTAATGCCCCAAAAGGTTTGTATGTCGTGATGAGCGGCGATAATGCGCATAATCCTATGCCTTATGTGCGATTTGAGGGGAATGCGGAGTTTGCAGGATATATAGGACCAAAGGAATATCACGAATTGCAAGGCATTGATGAAACGCTCACTGATGTGGTAGAGTATGGGCGTATTACATTTTTTGCCAAACCACTTTTTTTATTGCTTGAATATTTGTATGATTTGTGTGGAAATTGGGGTTGGGCGATTGTTTTATTAACATTAATTGTGCGTATAGTGCTTTATCCTTTGACTTATAAGGGTATGGTATCAATGCAAAAGCTTAAAGATTTAGCACCTAAAATGAAAGATTTACAAGCGCGTTATAAAGATGATCCACAAAAGCTACAAATACATATGATGGATTTGTATAAAAAGCACGGAGCAAATCCACTTGGTGGGTGTTTGCCATTGATTTTGCAGATTCCTGTATTTTTTGCTATTTATCGTGTGTTGCATAATGCTGTTGAGCTCAAAAGTTCAGCGTGGATTCTGTGGATTATTGATTTATCAGCAATAGACCCTTATTTTGTGTTGCCTGTATTGATGGGTGTGAGTATGTATATTTCTCAAAAACTTACTCCTTCAAATTTTACAGATCCTATGCAAGAAAAAATTTTTAAAATGCTTCCTTGGGTATTTACCATTTTCTTTATTATTTTTCCATTTCCTGCTGGGCTTGTGTTGTATTGGACAATCAATAATGTGTTTTCTATTATTCAACAAATAAGTATAAATAAAATTATGGAGGGTAAAAAAGCAAAAGAAATCGCGGCTCATCACGAGGAGAAAACAAACAAAAGGGGATAATATGAAAAAAATTGTAGAAAAGAGTTTGGAAGCAGCTCTTATTAAAGCATCAACAGAGTTAAGTTGTTCGGTAGCAGACTTGGAATATGAAATCGTGCAGAATCCTTCAAGTGGGTTTTTAGGTTTGGGAAAAAAAGAAGCAATTATTATTGTAGAATCAAAACATAAAGATTCGCCAAAGCCTATTAATGAAAAATATGTAAAACAAGAAGTGCAAGAGCGATTTAAACCCGCGCAAGCTCCCAAAAGAGATTATGGAAACTCAACTGCGTATGTAGCAGATAAGGAATCTTTATATAAAGAAGATATTGGCTCACAGCAGCTTTGGGGAGAGCAAGCACAATGGGATTTGCCATCTCAAGATGATGATGCGAATGCACAAGAGATTTGTAAGGAAATAAAGGAGCTTTTTGCGCTACTTCCCTTTGAAATTGATCGCTTTGAGGTAAGAATGGAGGAGAATAATACACTTTTTGTATATATTGATGGACGTGATTGTGCATTGCTGATTGGAGAGAGAGGCTATCGTTACAAAGCACTTTCATACTTGCTTTTTAATTGGATTAATCCTAAATATGGTTATTCGCTTCGTCTTGAAATCGCAGAGTTTTTTAAGAATCAAGAAGAAATGATTGATATATATCTCAAAGAGATAGTTCATTCTGTTAAGATTAATGGCAAAGCTCAAACTAAGATACTTGATGGGATTTTGGTATATATTGCTTTAAATAAATTACGCGAAATATTCCCTGATAAGTATGTATCTGTGCGTCAAAATGACGCAAATGAAAAATACGTTATCGTCAATGATTTTAGACGATAGCACTATTGTTGCTATTGCCACTCCTATAGGTGTGGGGGCGATAAGCATTGTGCGCCTAAGCGGAGAGAGGGCTTATCATATAGCTCTTACCCTTACTCATAAAAAATCTCTAAAGCCTAGATACGCTCACTTATGCCATATTTATGATACACAACAAACACCTATTGATGAAGCTTTGGTGCTTTATTTTCCCAAACCATATAGTTATACAACTCAAGATGTATGTGAAGTGCAGTGTCACGGCGGCATTGTAAGTGCAAGAGCAATAGTGCAACTTTGTTTGCGCTTAGGCGCTAGAATGGCTCAAGCAGGTGAATTTGCCAAACGCGCCTTTTTGGGCGGACGATTAGATTTGGCACAAGTTCAAGCTGTTGCTGGACTGATTCACTCTCAAAGTCTTGAGGCAAACAAGATTCTTATGCGCCAACTCAAGGGTGATTTAGGAGTGTTTGTAAATCGCACACGCGAGAATCTCCTTGAGATTCTTGCCTTTAGCGAAGTGCATATTGATTATAGTGAAGAGGTAGAAGAAGGCTATATGCGAGATATTGAGCAAAAATTAGCACATATTGAAAATGAATTATCGCATATTTATCATATTTCTCTTACGCGACAATGTATGATTGAGGGTTATACATTGAGCATTATTGGTAAGCCAAATGTAGGCAAAAGTTCTTTGCTTAATGCGCTTTTAAGATATGAGCGTGCGATTGTGAGTGAGATAGAGGGGACAACACGAGATACTATTGAAGAGACACTTACTATTCAAGGCAGCTTGTTGCGCATAGTTGATACAGCAGGTATTCGTCAAAGCGATGATAAAATTGAACAAATTGGTATTTCAAAAACAAAACAAGCCCTTATGCAAAGCAATATTATTCTTGCTCTTTTTGATGGCTCTCGTCCATTTGATGAGGAAGATGAGGCAATTATGGAGATTCTTAAAACTCAATGTCAAGATAAATATATTCTTGTGATTATCAATAAGAGTGATTTGCCACTTCGCTGCGAAGACGAGCTACTTCACAATTTGCTTCACTCACATAATAAAGCCTTGCTTCCTGCACCTTTGCACTTAAGTGCAAAATATGAGGGTGTGCAAAAAGTATTAGAATGTTTAGAAGAAGTGATAAGTACACATAATGGAGATGAAAGTATGATTCTTACATCAAGTTACCAACTTGATTGCATTAAAAGGGCGTTAGAGTGTATTACAAAAGCTTATGAAGTGCTTGATATGGGGCAATTAGAGTTATTTTCATATCAGATACAAGATTGTATAGAATCTCTTTGTAATATCACTCGTCCTTACGAAAATGCAGAGTTGCTAGATAAGCTTTTTGGCACATTTTGTTTGGGAAAATAGCGATAAAACAATCACATCTTAGATTCTTTTCTTTAAAATATTCCACAAGATTGCTAAGTTATAAGTTATTTTATAAATAAACTTGACATTAAATGACTAAACTTATATAATGTAGTTCATATAAAACTTAAGGAGTTAAGTATGAATTTATTTGAAAAATTAACAAATCAGATGAAAGAAACGCTTGATAGTGCAGCTTCACTTGCCCTGCATTCAAGTAATCAAGAAATTTCTCCCGCACATCTATATTGGGCACTTTTGAGTAATCATCAAAGTGTGCTTCATCAGGCTTTGAATAAAATGAATGTTGATAAAGCTGCACTTGAGCTTCAAGCACGCAGTGAGGTAGATAAGCTTCCTAAAAGCTCACAGGTGCAAAAAGAGAATCTAAGCATCAGCAAAGATCTTTCAAACGCACTCAATTTTGCTCAAGGTGAAGCAACTAAGAATGGTGATAGTTTCATTGCAGTAGATATGTTTTTGATTGCTAATCTTAAAGAAAGCGCTTTTATAGCGATATTTAAACCTCTTGTAGATATTGTAGAATTTAAGAAGACATTGCTAAGCTTAAGAGGAGAGAGCAAGATAGAATCTCAAAGTGGCGATGATAATTTAGAATCTTTAAGCAAATTTGGTATTGATTTGACCCAAAAGGCTTTAGAAAACACACTTGACCCTGTGATAGGGCGTGATGATGAGATTAATGCAATGATGCAGATTCTCATACGCAAGAGCAAAAATAATCCTATTTTATTGGGAGAACCCGGTGTAGGAAAAACAGCTGTGGTAGAGGGCTTAGCACAGAGAATTATAACCAAAGCTGTACCCACGAGTTTGCAAAATAAAAAGCTCATTGCCCTTGATATGAGCGCACTTATTGCTGGAGCGAAATATCGCGGAGAGTTTGAAGAGCGACTGAAAAATGTTGTTGATGAAGTCAAAAAAGCTGGAAATATCATTTTATTTATTGATGAGATTCACACTATTGTGGGTGCGGGAGCAAGTGAGGGAAGTATGGACGCAGCAAATATACTTAAACCTGCTCTTGCGCGAGGAGAACTTCATACTATTGGTGCAACCACTCTAAAAGAGTATCGCAAATATTTTGAAAAAGATGCTGCTCTCACACGGCGATTTCAGCCTATAAGTGTGAATGAACCTAGCATTAATGAAGCATTACAAATTTTGCGAGGGATTAAGCCAAATTTAGAAGCGCATCATAATGTTAATATCGCAGATACTGCCCTTATAGCTGCGGCAAAGCTTTCAAGTCGTTATATTACCGATAGATTTTTGCCCGATAAGGCGATTGATTTGATTGATGAGGCGGCGGCAGAGTTGAAAATGCAAATAGAATCTGAACCTTTGGAGTTAAGTAAGATTAAAAAACAAATTGCTAACCTAGAGGTGGAAAAACAAGCGCTCAATATGGAAAAAACAAATGTTAATGAGACGCGTGTCTTAGAGATTGATAAAGAGTTAGAGGATTTGCGCGAGGAAAGAATGAGACTTGAGAGTAAATTTGAGCAAGAAAAGAGTGTTTTTACGCGTATTGCTACGATAAAAGCAGAGCTTGATAGTCTCAAAAGAGAATCTGAACTTGCCAAACGAAGTGGAGATTACAACAAAGCAGCTGAAATTGATTATGGCAAAATCCCTGATATTCAAGCCCAAGAAGCAGCCTTGCATACACAATGGGAAGAAATGCAAAAAAATGGCACTTTGCTTAAAAATGCGGTAACAAAAGAGAGTATTGCGGGAGTGGTGAGTCGTTGGAGTGGGATTCCGATTAAAAAAATGCTTCAAAGCCAAAAAGAACGTATTTTGGGTATAGAATCTGAACTTGAAAAAAGTGTAGTGGGACAAGATGATGCAATCAAAGCCATTGCGCGGGCAATTAAACGCAATAAAGCTGGGTTAAATGATGCCTCGCGCCCTATTGGAAGCTTTTTATTTTTGGGACCAACAGGCGTGGGCAAAACGCAATGTGCAAAAACTTTAGCGGAATTTTTATTTGATAATGCCAAATCGCTTGTGCGTATTGATATGAGCGAATATATGGAAAAGCATTCTGTGAGTAGGCTCGTAGGAGCGCCTCCGGGCTATGTGGGCTATGAGGAGGGAGGTGTGCTCACAGAAGCAATAAGGCGTAAGCCTTATAGTATCGTGCTTTTTGATGAAGTGGAAAAGGCACATCCTGATGTGTTTAATATTCTCTTGCAAGTGCTTGATGATGGGCGATTGACTGATAGCAAGGGTGTGAGTGTGGATTTTACCAACACAATTATTATTTTGACAAGCAATATTGCAAGTGATAAAATTATAGAAATTGATGATAAACAAGAGCGTCAAAAGGCTGTGAAAGAGGCACTTAAAATGTATTTTAAGCCAGAATTTTTAAATCGCCTTGATGATGTGGTCATCTTTAATCCACTCGGACTTACTGATATTACAAAAATTGTGGATATTATGTTTGAATCTCTAGCAAAAAGGGCGCAAGAAAGAGGCATTAGCATTACACTAAGTAGCCAAGCACGGGAGCATATAGCACAAGTGGGTTTTGATAGCATATATGGTGCGCGTCCGCTCAAAAGGGCATTATACGAAGAGGTTGAAGATAGGTTAGCAGATTTAATTTTGCGTGATGAAATTAAAGAGGGGGATAGGGTGAATTTTGTGCTTGAAAATGGTGAAATTTGCACAGATATACAAAAAGGATAGAATCTTAGAGAACTAAGAGTGAAAGTGCTTCACTCTTGTATGGTAGATTCTAAAGCTATTTGACTTTTTCAAGATATTCGCCTGTTTCGGTATTAACCTTAATCTTTTCGCCCTCTAATATATGAAAAGGCACTTGCACAACTGCACCTGTTTCAAGTGTAGCAGGCTTTTTGCCGCCGCTGCTTGTATCACCCTTGAAATTTGGCGCAGTCTCTGTAATGGTGAGCTCTACAACAAGGGGCACATCAACAGAAATCGCCTTTTCATTATGAAAGAGAATCTGGACATTGAGTCCATCAATAATCCATTTTGCTGCATCGCCTACTTGCTCATCGCTCAAAGCAATTTGTTCATAAGTGGTTGTATCCATAAATTGAAATGCACCACCATCGTGGTAGAGGAATTGCATTGTTTTTTCTTGTAAATTGGGCTCTTCACATTTATCGCCTGCGTGAAAAGTTTTTTCAATGACTTTACCATCAAGAAATGATTTAATTTTTGCTCGCACAAACGCTGCACCTTTGCCGGGTTTTACATGTTGATATTCGGTGATTCTATATGGAATCCCATCAATTTCAATTTTCAATCCTTTTTTGAGTTCGCTCATTCCAATCGCCATAAACGCTCCTTAAATAATATAGGGAATTTCAAGGCTTTATTATACCATAAACTCCTCTCTTTAAGCACTAGCTATGGCATAAATATTTATATTCTCTCAAAGAATCTATCGCAACCAAGTCTTATAATTTCTTTATATCCACGTGCGCTCAAAAATTCATAAATACCAGAATCTTGTGGATAATTATCTTCTATGCCGATGAGATGAATGTGGTATTTTGAAAAATCAATAGATTCTAAAATGCTCATTTCTCCACCCTCTACATCAATAGAGAGATAATCAATTTCTTTAATATCTTTATGGTTTGCCATTATGCTATCAAATTTCATACCTTGTATTTTGATGATTTTTTTGCTCCCACCAAATTCCGCTATTTCACGTTCTATGCGTTCCAAATGCTCTTTGTTGTATTCGCTCATTATGCCGCTTAGCATTTGAGGTCCTTGTATTTGTAAAAATTCTATCTCTTCATCTTTATCGCAAAGAGCTACATTGTATTTCGTGCTTGTGGGGCTTTGGCGATTTTGCAAAAGCTTTGGGAAGACATTGCTATCAGCTTCAATGAGAATACCACTCCAATTTTGATAGTGTGGAGTATCTTTGGGGAGATTGCTTAACATTTCTAACATATAAGTATTACTTAGGGTAATACCATCGTTTGCGCCAATATCAATGAAAAAATATGATGATTTTTTGGGTTTGCTTGTGTAGTAGTTATAAACAAATAAATCCTGCATATATTGAGAAAAGGAGAAACCTACAATACCTACTTCTTTATAAAAGGCAAACGGATTTTTCCTGATTATCTTTGCCCCCCCCCCTGTATAACTTTTTTGCTAAACTTAATTTCAAACGTTGTAGTTTTGCATTTATAAAACCTATCATCTGCGCCTCCTTCGTATCATTAAATTTTTCCAGCAGAGCCAAGAATGCCCATTCTTTCTACCATTACTCTTTTCATTGCTTCCATTGCAGGCGCAAAGAACTTGCGCAAATCAAATTGAGTAGGGTCTTCTTTGGCTATGCGGCGCACCTCTGCCATAAAAGCTATACGCAAATCTGTGTCAATATTAACTTTATTGATGCCACCTTTGACCGCTTCTTGCAAAAATGCAAATGGCACACCCTTGCTCCCTTTTAAATCCCCGCCTGTGGCTAAAAATGCTTCACGCACATAATCAGGTATAGCACTTGCGCCGTGCAAAACAAGAGGGATATTCGTTCTGCGTTTGACTTCTTGGAGTCTTGCAAAATCAAGCTTTGGCTCACCTTTAAATTTAAATGCGCCGTGGCTTGTGCCAATAGCTGGAGCAAGATAATCTACTTGAGTTTGTTTCACAAATTCTTCTGCTTCATCAGGATTGATAAGCACTGCATCTTTTTCATCAACAGAAATATTATCCTCAATACCCATAAGTCTGCCGAGCTCTGCCTCTACGCTCACACCTTTGCTATGAGCGTATTGCACAACTTCTTTTGTGGTTGCAAGATTCTCTTTAAAAGAGTGATGGGAAGCATCAATCATTACAGAGGTAAATCCAGCCTCAACTGCCCTTTGGCAAGATTCTAAACTTGTGCCGTGGTCAAGATTGAGTGCCACAGGAATATGAGGATAGCGATTTGATAGAATCTTAACCATTCCAACAGCCATATCAATGCCCATATATTTAATTGCACCCTCACTTGCTTGCACGATAATGGGCGATTTTGCTTCATTTGCTGCAAGAAAAATAGCATTGAGCATTTCAAAATTGACAAAATTAAATGCACCTACTCCATAACCCTCTTTATGTGCTTTAAGTAATATTTCACTTCCTGAAACGAGCATAGCCCCTCCTTTCTTAATTTTAATAATTTATTTTGTAATTTTGATTTTAGCTTTAGCACGCAAAGCTTGAATCTTTTGCATCATACCGCCTTGAATACTTTGCATTTTGATACTATTTTCAATGATTTTTTTAGCATCTTTATAAGGAATGACTTTGGGCTCACTTTTGCGTTCAAGATAGATAATATGATAGCCAAATTGCGTAAGAACAGGCTCTTTTGTATAAGTGCCCGGTTTTAAATCAAAAGCAGCTTTAGAAAACATAGGATCCATACCTGCGCGTTTGAATACGCCCAAATCCCCACCATTTTTTTGTTGTTTTGAAGCAGGGTCAATAGATTTTGCATTTGCGAGCTCTATGAATTTGGCTTCTACTTTCGCTTTACCTGCCTTATCAAGTTCTTTAATAATCTCTTTTGCTTCAGATTCTGATTTTACAAGAATATGTCGCGCCTTGCCTTCTTGGTCAATAAACTCACCTTCATTTTCTTGGTAAATTTTACGAAGTTGAGCATCATTCATCGTTGGGACTTGCGTGCTGTTAGCTTGTTTTTTTGTCCATAAATCAATAAGGAGATTGTCTTTAATGCTATTAATGGCATCAGTGTATTCTTTAGAAGCGTCTAGCTTTTCTTGTTTGGCAGCTTTAAGAATGAGTTGCCTATTTACAAGCTCATTAATGAGCATTTCTTTTTCTTGGTCAGAGAGTTTATTATAGTTAAAGTTTGGGATAGTTTGTTTGAGAATCTCCATATCTTTGTCTGTAATGGCTACACCATCAACCGTTGCATAGGTTTTGGCTTGAAGAGATACGCACACAAGAGAGGCAAGTATCGTGGCAAGAAGTTGGCGTTTCATAGTATTGCTCCGAAATTAAGATTGTGCGATTGTATCAGATAAAGCTAAACATATTGTAAGCTAGTGTTTTGAATCATATTTAGGTTTAATAAGCCTTTATGAGGAAGTATTGAGTTTAT of the Helicobacter sp. MIT 21-1697 genome contains:
- a CDS encoding class II fructose-bisphosphate aldolase, whose translation is MLVSGSEILLKAHKEGYGVGAFNFVNFEMLNAIFLAANEAKSPIIVQASEGAIKYMGIDMAVGMVKILSNRYPHIPVALNLDHGTSLESCQRAVEAGFTSVMIDASHHSFKENLATTKEVVQYAHSKGVSVEAELGRLMGIEDNISVDEKDAVLINPDEAEEFVKQTQVDYLAPAIGTSHGAFKFKGEPKLDFARLQEVKRRTNIPLVLHGASAIPDYVREAFLATGGDLKGSKGVPFAFLQEAVKGGINKVNIDTDLRIAFMAEVRRIAKEDPTQFDLRKFFAPAMEAMKRVMVERMGILGSAGKI
- a CDS encoding peptidylprolyl isomerase — translated: MKRQLLATILASLVCVSLQAKTYATVDGVAITDKDMEILKQTIPNFNYNKLSDQEKEMLINELVNRQLILKAAKQEKLDASKEYTDAINSIKDNLLIDLWTKKQANSTQVPTMNDAQLRKIYQENEGEFIDQEGKARHILVKSESEAKEIIKELDKAGKAKVEAKFIELANAKSIDPASKQQKNGGDLGVFKRAGMDPMFSKAAFDLKPGTYTKEPVLTQFGYHIIYLERKSEPKVIPYKDAKKIIENSIKMQSIQGGMMQKIQALRAKAKIKITK